A genomic window from Quercus lobata isolate SW786 chromosome 10, ValleyOak3.0 Primary Assembly, whole genome shotgun sequence includes:
- the LOC115965687 gene encoding mitogen-activated protein kinase kinase kinase 17-like → MKRTREDYTAGGEVSLGYGAPSWCRGQLLGRGGFGSVFIAKLKKPCFGFPPTIAVKSEHAASGSSSLLNEERFLRALKGCPNVVQSFGSDITTTNSGDIIYNVFLELASGSLADFIKKSGSGTGMPEFLVRNYTRSILIGLKQVHDRGFVHCDIKPHNVLLVPNADGFVAKIADFGLAKRRHARDSSGIRGTNLFFSPEMVGCGIQEAPSDIWALGCSVLMMFTGKPPWATTPKSELMSRIATDSPMIPPNISKAAQNFLSCCFVRHPAKRLTATELLSHIFLLESDEGEEVYVQEKAKVSDEKSLGVKPQSHCCPSALPSFIPLPSSSSEEEEEDIPAAAKRTCYRQIHPLAIMGCQPPVTFTVCAN, encoded by the coding sequence ATGAAGCGAACCAGAGAGGACTACACTGCCGGTGGTGAGGTTTCTCTGGGTTACGGAGCACCGTCTTGGTGCAGAGGTCAATTGCTTGGCCGTGGAGGATTTGGGTCTGTTTTCATTGCGAAATTGAAGAAACCCTGTTTTGGATTTCCTCCAACCATTGCTGTGAAATCAGAACACGCTGCTTCTGGGTCATCTTCACTCTTGAATGAAGAACGGTTTCTTCGGGCTTTAAAAGGGTGTCCTAATGTGGTTCAAAGCTTTGGATCAGACATCACAACCACCAACTCTGGTGACATCATCTACAACGTTTTTCTTGAGCTTGCTTCAGGAAGCTTGGCAGATTTTATCAAGAAATCTGGTTCTGGTACTGGGATGCCTGAGTTTCTAGTCAGGAATTATACTCGTTCTATTTTGATTGGATTGAAGCAAGTTCATGACCGTGGATTTGTACATTGTGATATCAAGCCTCACAATGTCCTCTTAGTACCTAATGCAGATGGTTTTGTTGCTAAAATTGCGGACTTTGGGTTGGCAAAGAGGCGTCATGCGAGAGATTCTAGTGGTATCAGAGGCACAAATTTGTTCTTTTCTCCTGAGATGGTGGGGTGTGGAATTCAGGAAGCGCCTTCAGATATTTGGGCACTTGGGTGTAGTGTGCTGATGATGTTTACGGGAAAACCACCGTGGGCTACTACACCTAAATCTGAACTTATGTCTCGGATAGCTACTGATTCACCGATGATTCCACCCAATATCTCAAAAGCAGCCCAAAACTTCTTGAGTTGCTGTTTTGTGAGGCATCCTGCGAAGAGGTTGACGGCTACAGAGCTATTGAGTCACATCTTTTTACTAGAATCAGATGAGGGTGAAGAAGTTTACGTTCAAGAAAAGGCTAAAGTTTCAGATGAGAAGAGTCTGGGAGTAAAACCTCAATCACATTGTTGTCCTTCAGCTTTGCCCAGTTTTATACCACTTccttcttcatcatctgaagaggaagaagaggacATCCCTGCTGCAGCGAAGCGAACATGTTACAGACAGATCCATCCTTTGGCAATCATGGGCTGCCAACCTCCTGTCACTTTTACTGTTTGTGCCAATTGA
- the LOC115963052 gene encoding isoleucine--tRNA ligase, cytoplasmic-like, with protein sequence MDEYRPMDLSLMESVWWVFSKPLRRVLFIRVSRSCHTALDTRHQSCLNLKMDVPAPEIMVTFPIISDPHKAASIDWKTTPWILPSNLAICIKANKLFQWMLGNWWHKFDASTLCIRTCIRWGPQEVGRGRKDKYSRHWVIRS encoded by the exons ATGGATGAGTACAGGCCCATGGACTTGAGCCTCATGGAGAGTGTGTGGTGGGTCTTTTCCAAGCCTTTGAGAAGGGTCTTGTTTATAAGGGTTTCAAG GTCATGCCATACTGCACTGGATACAAGACACCAGAGCTGTCTAAATTTGAAGATG GATGTCCCTGCCCCTGAAATTATGGTGACTTTTCCAATAATCAGTGATCCACATAAGGCAGCTTCCATAGACTGGAAAACAACTCCATGGATCCTTCCTAGTAATCTTGCCATTTGTATCAAGGCAAATAAG CTTTTTCAATGGATGTTGGGTAATTGGTGGCACAAGTTTGATGCCTCAACCTTATGTATCCGCACGTGCATAAG ATGGGGTCCTCAAGAAGTTGGCCGAGGAAGGAAAGATAAATATAGCAGACATTGGGTTATCCGAAGCTAA